From a region of the Geothrix sp. 21YS21S-2 genome:
- a CDS encoding glycoside hydrolase family 16 protein, whose translation MKIPAALPFALATLLLGCGGGSSSNDHPNPNPSGSWVLSWSDEFGGADGSAPDAAKWGFDLGGGGWGNNELETYTSRAVNAQIQGGDLVITAQPESYTGTDGITRNYTSARLKTQGLFSQTGGRFEARIKAPTGQGIWPAFWMLGTDVSSSGWPNCGEIDIMEAVGSQPSTAWSTLHGPGYSGANGLSASKSLASGKLSDDYHIYALEWEGTEIRFYLDGVLFSTRSAANLPTGGLWVFDHPFFIILNVAVGGNWPGSPTGSTPWPQKMYVDYVRVYRRS comes from the coding sequence ATGAAGATCCCCGCCGCCCTGCCCTTCGCCCTCGCGACCCTCCTGCTGGGCTGCGGCGGAGGCTCGTCCTCCAACGACCACCCAAACCCCAACCCCTCCGGCTCCTGGGTGCTCAGCTGGAGCGACGAGTTCGGCGGGGCCGACGGAAGCGCCCCCGACGCCGCCAAGTGGGGCTTCGACCTGGGCGGCGGCGGCTGGGGCAACAACGAGCTGGAGACCTACACCAGCCGCGCCGTGAACGCGCAGATCCAGGGCGGCGACCTGGTGATCACCGCCCAGCCCGAGAGCTACACCGGCACCGACGGCATCACCCGGAACTACACCTCCGCCCGGCTCAAGACCCAGGGCCTGTTCTCCCAGACCGGCGGCCGCTTCGAGGCGCGCATCAAGGCCCCCACGGGCCAGGGCATCTGGCCCGCCTTCTGGATGCTGGGCACCGACGTGTCCTCCAGCGGCTGGCCCAACTGCGGCGAGATCGACATCATGGAGGCCGTGGGCAGCCAGCCTTCGACGGCCTGGAGCACCCTGCACGGCCCCGGCTATTCCGGCGCCAACGGCCTTTCCGCCAGCAAGTCCCTAGCTTCCGGCAAACTGTCGGACGACTACCACATCTATGCCCTGGAATGGGAAGGCACCGAGATCCGCTTCTACCTGGACGGCGTGCTCTTCTCCACCCGCTCCGCCGCCAACCTCCCCACCGGCGGCCTGTGGGTCTTCGACCACCCGTTCTTCATCATCCTGAACGTCGCCGTGGGCGGCAACTGGCCCGGGAGCCCCACCGGCTCCACCCCCTGGCCCCAGAAGATGTACGTGGACTACGTGCGGGTCTACCGCCGCTCCTAG
- a CDS encoding carboxypeptidase-like regulatory domain-containing protein — MTMRNLLFRSSVAVMLTGGAGLMAQTTTGALSGILTDAAGKPLRGARVALESPALFQTKVFTTDAKGEYHALLLPVGNYTVKVSATGMIGRTATNVRVGLGSNQTLNFSLKAVQAASAVVEVVATSSAAEAKTSDKIAVNYSADQLLKMPVSMQGFDSITNIAPGVTGYGKDARVRGSDMNQILYSIDGINVKDDTGTYSSLYAPLPDSIEDVQVVTSGLNARNGLVSGGQVNIVTKTGSNTFEGTLRANMSRASMAADFPLTNANNNSNLLREDLTHTTDFTFSGPLIKDRLWFTLGTRVTPSQATSGLLGYTVVGVKAGQPNIPWSQVQSLLRPMSTFGLNANVDNVVNTGPGGNYGNTAEDAGTKLSSSIRFQKFEGKLTGLLTTNHSLSATFLTEKTTQGGVQGQRNTDPWEGNIMRGIGDMVTETKAWTLGWNGMLAPNWSIEARTTYAANTFNDVKNPNPGVSVSGYFASPDPAMVLRGESGPHSWLGSPDSYDYGPLLTNMSTYDISPLKKGNSTWSINVKTLQAYLGSHDIDMGAESVATLYNFGRSKYGNRGVFTGGWYRDSATGKYLYPTFHRGEAGSDPTEILQVGPGENPVANGWNAWANMPNGLGTQAPFLHWEAIRGPSAHMEKFYDNPGDSKNRTTSVYVNDNWTVNSFLNVMAGARYNKLTMQDQGGNRLDDMSVFEPRLLLKFNPDGNNREIWSLSAAKLASAYSDAVANNFRGNAWEVRTVHLWNGANLDGGQPGFDTNGALGDAPTGTHNGYTYTGQNMNGVRFVDYDTLIDPRNYGPAYDMLDARQTYLAKGLRAPYAYEFSVGYQRNYESGYFKANVIRRVYKDNIVSSIHDYGMDSMVHMTSPDPNDPLRMWKQKTSWLNSRFDRVYTGLEIAFQKQLSSRWSLIGSYTYDQSTGTNDLDYYNYKNLREKLLTPEQQERAVGKGLLSRNQIAHVFLTYAHPVGKGNVSFSVKADAWTGGVIQAQGWTDYRTLSGFSALQLPGSINGERVIDVDQRTANWQTFFPTYYGDMGAFKTGVDYYQVGAKVQWDIPLGLGKVRLIGFVSIDNIFNHFVMTNVYGYFTGDSPSATNNVAAGSPMALFNGNRFYGQTPGDLGAKYGDYNQGYGGRKVGDFSIGLKF, encoded by the coding sequence ATGACCATGCGCAATTTGCTGTTTCGCTCCAGCGTCGCGGTGATGCTCACCGGGGGCGCGGGCCTGATGGCCCAGACCACCACCGGCGCCCTGAGCGGCATCCTCACCGATGCCGCGGGCAAGCCCCTCCGGGGCGCCCGGGTCGCCCTGGAAAGCCCGGCCCTGTTCCAGACCAAGGTGTTCACGACGGACGCCAAGGGCGAGTACCACGCCCTCCTCCTGCCCGTTGGCAACTACACCGTCAAGGTGAGCGCCACCGGCATGATCGGCCGCACCGCCACCAACGTCCGGGTGGGCCTGGGCTCCAACCAGACCCTCAACTTCTCCCTGAAGGCGGTCCAGGCGGCCTCGGCCGTCGTGGAGGTGGTGGCCACCTCCTCGGCCGCGGAGGCCAAGACCAGCGACAAGATCGCGGTCAACTATTCCGCCGACCAGCTGCTCAAGATGCCCGTCTCCATGCAGGGCTTCGACTCCATCACCAACATCGCCCCGGGCGTGACCGGCTACGGCAAGGATGCCCGGGTGCGCGGCTCGGACATGAACCAGATCCTCTACAGCATCGACGGCATCAACGTGAAGGACGACACGGGCACCTACTCGTCCCTCTACGCGCCCCTGCCCGACAGCATCGAGGACGTGCAGGTGGTGACCTCGGGCCTGAACGCAAGGAACGGCCTCGTCAGCGGCGGCCAGGTGAACATCGTCACGAAGACCGGCTCCAACACCTTCGAGGGCACGCTGCGGGCCAACATGAGCCGGGCCTCCATGGCCGCGGACTTCCCGCTCACCAACGCCAACAACAACTCCAACCTCCTGCGCGAGGACCTGACCCACACCACCGACTTCACCTTCAGCGGGCCCCTCATCAAGGACCGCCTCTGGTTCACCCTCGGCACCCGGGTCACCCCCAGCCAGGCCACCTCGGGCCTGCTGGGCTACACCGTGGTGGGCGTCAAGGCCGGCCAGCCCAACATCCCCTGGAGCCAGGTGCAGAGCCTGCTGCGCCCCATGTCCACCTTCGGCCTCAATGCGAACGTGGACAACGTCGTCAACACCGGTCCCGGCGGCAACTACGGCAACACCGCCGAGGACGCCGGAACCAAGCTGAGCTCCTCGATCAGGTTCCAGAAGTTCGAAGGCAAGCTGACGGGCCTCCTCACCACCAACCACTCCCTCAGCGCCACCTTCCTCACGGAGAAGACCACGCAGGGCGGCGTCCAGGGCCAGCGGAACACCGATCCATGGGAAGGCAACATCATGCGCGGCATCGGCGACATGGTCACCGAGACCAAGGCCTGGACCCTCGGCTGGAACGGCATGCTGGCCCCCAACTGGTCCATCGAGGCCCGCACCACCTACGCGGCCAACACCTTCAACGACGTCAAGAACCCCAACCCCGGCGTGTCGGTCTCCGGGTACTTCGCCAGCCCTGATCCCGCCATGGTCCTGCGGGGCGAGAGCGGCCCGCACTCCTGGCTGGGAAGCCCCGACAGCTACGACTACGGCCCGCTGCTCACCAACATGTCCACCTACGACATCAGCCCCCTCAAGAAGGGCAACAGCACGTGGTCGATCAACGTCAAGACGCTTCAGGCCTACCTGGGCAGCCACGACATCGACATGGGCGCCGAGAGCGTGGCCACGCTCTACAATTTCGGCCGGTCCAAGTACGGCAACCGGGGCGTGTTCACGGGCGGCTGGTACCGCGATTCCGCCACGGGCAAGTACCTCTATCCCACCTTCCATCGCGGCGAAGCGGGCTCGGACCCCACCGAGATCCTCCAGGTCGGCCCCGGCGAGAACCCGGTGGCCAACGGCTGGAACGCCTGGGCGAACATGCCCAACGGCCTCGGGACCCAGGCCCCCTTCCTCCACTGGGAGGCCATCCGCGGCCCCAGCGCCCACATGGAGAAGTTCTACGACAACCCGGGCGACTCCAAGAACCGGACCACCTCGGTCTACGTGAACGACAACTGGACCGTCAACAGCTTCCTGAACGTCATGGCCGGCGCGCGGTACAACAAGCTCACAATGCAGGACCAGGGCGGCAACCGCCTGGACGACATGAGCGTGTTCGAGCCGCGCCTGCTCCTGAAGTTCAACCCCGACGGCAACAACCGGGAGATCTGGTCGCTGTCGGCCGCCAAGCTGGCCTCGGCCTATTCGGACGCGGTGGCCAACAACTTCCGCGGCAACGCCTGGGAAGTGCGAACCGTCCACCTGTGGAACGGCGCGAACCTGGACGGGGGCCAGCCCGGCTTCGACACCAACGGCGCCCTGGGCGACGCCCCCACCGGCACGCACAACGGCTACACGTACACCGGCCAGAACATGAACGGCGTGCGCTTCGTGGACTACGACACGCTCATCGACCCCAGGAACTACGGCCCCGCCTACGACATGCTGGACGCGCGGCAGACCTACCTCGCCAAGGGGCTGCGCGCCCCCTACGCCTACGAGTTCAGCGTGGGCTACCAGCGCAACTACGAGTCCGGCTACTTCAAGGCCAACGTCATCCGGCGCGTGTACAAGGACAACATCGTCAGTTCCATCCATGACTACGGCATGGATTCCATGGTCCACATGACCAGCCCGGACCCCAACGATCCCCTGCGCATGTGGAAGCAGAAGACCTCCTGGCTCAACTCCAGGTTCGACCGGGTCTACACCGGCCTGGAGATCGCCTTCCAGAAGCAGCTCAGCTCCCGCTGGAGCCTGATCGGGTCCTACACCTACGACCAGTCCACGGGCACCAACGACCTGGACTACTACAACTACAAGAACCTGCGGGAGAAGCTGCTGACCCCCGAGCAGCAGGAGCGCGCCGTGGGCAAGGGCCTGCTCAGCCGCAACCAGATCGCCCACGTGTTCCTGACCTACGCCCACCCCGTGGGCAAGGGCAACGTGTCCTTCTCCGTGAAGGCCGACGCCTGGACCGGCGGGGTCATCCAGGCCCAGGGCTGGACCGACTACCGGACCCTGTCGGGCTTCTCCGCCCTGCAGCTGCCCGGGTCCATCAACGGCGAGCGCGTGATCGACGTGGACCAGCGCACCGCGAACTGGCAGACCTTCTTCCCGACCTACTACGGGGACATGGGCGCCTTCAAGACCGGCGTGGACTACTACCAGGTCGGCGCGAAGGTCCAGTGGGACATCCCCCTGGGCCTGGGCAAGGTCCGCCTGATAGGCTTCGTGTCGATCGACAACATCTTCAACCACTTCGTCATGACCAACGTCTACGGCTACTTCACGGGGGATTCCCCCAGCGCCACCAACAACGTGGCCGCGGGCAGCCCCATGGCCCTGTTCAACGGGAACCGCTTCTACGGCCAGACCCCCGGGGACCTGGGCGCCAAGTACGGCGACTACAACCAGGGCTACGGCGGGCGGAAGGTCGGCGATTTCAGCATCGGGCTCAAGTTCTAA
- a CDS encoding DNA-binding transcriptional regulator has protein sequence MARIRHIALLVPASGGYSRGICRGVATYALEQEDWLIFPYERAEFMKLPHWLKKGHIDGIIGFISTPDLGRQMKSLGVPIVDVQGEGNCPDYPWIDTDPGVVASLADDFFAKAGFNNFAYCGYPGVFFSDRRSEAFTALVRDRGLNPHVYEPPPKVSNAIRQQFREMRGLEYEPNLAAWLVRLPKPVAILACNDTRGQQLITACRDLGISMPGDVSVMGVDNDEILCRLCRPTLTSIAPDTEGIGQLAGRLLSSILDGDKVEARLYKQPPLRVVERGSTDVTTAENPLVLAASRVIRDRACRGISVEQVCELAGCSRSTLDSLFRRNLGRSIAGEMVRVRLGNAMRLLENTPSTLEEIAEACGFQSATYFCRFFKRESGTTPTQYRAAHAPR, from the coding sequence ATGGCCAGGATCCGCCACATTGCCCTCCTCGTTCCCGCCTCCGGCGGCTACAGCCGGGGCATCTGCCGGGGCGTGGCCACCTACGCCCTGGAGCAGGAGGACTGGCTGATCTTCCCGTACGAGCGGGCGGAGTTCATGAAACTCCCCCACTGGCTCAAGAAGGGCCACATCGACGGCATCATCGGCTTCATCTCCACCCCCGACCTGGGCCGGCAGATGAAATCCCTCGGGGTGCCCATCGTGGACGTGCAGGGGGAGGGCAACTGCCCCGACTACCCCTGGATCGACACGGATCCCGGCGTCGTGGCCAGCCTGGCCGACGACTTCTTCGCCAAGGCCGGCTTCAACAACTTCGCCTACTGCGGCTACCCCGGCGTGTTCTTCTCCGACCGCCGCTCCGAGGCCTTCACGGCCCTGGTGCGGGACCGGGGGCTGAACCCCCACGTGTACGAGCCGCCACCCAAGGTCTCCAATGCCATCCGCCAGCAGTTCCGCGAGATGCGCGGCCTCGAATACGAGCCGAACCTGGCGGCCTGGCTGGTTCGCCTGCCCAAGCCCGTGGCCATCCTGGCCTGCAACGACACCCGGGGCCAGCAGCTCATCACCGCCTGCAGGGACCTGGGCATCTCCATGCCCGGGGACGTATCCGTCATGGGCGTGGACAACGACGAGATCCTCTGCCGCCTCTGCCGGCCCACCCTCACCAGCATCGCCCCGGACACGGAGGGCATCGGCCAGCTGGCGGGCCGGCTCCTCTCCAGCATCCTGGACGGCGACAAGGTGGAGGCCCGGCTGTACAAGCAGCCGCCCCTCCGGGTCGTGGAACGCGGCTCCACGGATGTGACCACCGCCGAGAACCCCCTGGTGCTCGCCGCCTCCCGCGTGATCCGGGACCGCGCCTGCCGGGGCATCTCGGTGGAGCAGGTGTGCGAACTGGCCGGGTGCTCCCGGTCCACCCTCGACAGCCTGTTCCGGAGGAACCTGGGCCGCTCCATCGCGGGCGAAATGGTGCGGGTGCGCCTGGGCAATGCCATGCGCCTCCTGGAGAACACCCCCTCCACCCTGGAGGAGATCGCCGAGGCCTGCGGCTTCCAGTCGGCCACCTACTTCTGCCGGTTCTTCAAGCGGGAGAGCGGGACCACCCCCACCCAGTACCGGGCCGCCCACGCCCCGCGCTGA
- a CDS encoding Ig-like domain-containing protein, with protein sequence MFTPRLRASFALLALMPLIWLLACSSSNKGGRDLTYLSVAPTHVALFPGETAQLGVTAHYSDGSTATVTSGAAFVAAAPTVASISASGRITAVGAGTSVVSAVIGDKSADAVIDVAPAFYPVFTDAYPKNVTFVPFGGSANSLAADAAEKHAGAASLRIDVPASGYTGGALKAGAAQNLSLYNAVTFWVKASKAATLNVAGLGNDGGNSDWAAEVANIPLTTDWVKQIIPLPNKAKLTATTGLFHFAEGADEGAYSIWIDDIRYENLPAAELAAPTGATIAWAPTSVEISKSRSLGLTGAITYATPAVTVSNASLRWFDLASATTAVATVDGTGLVSGLTLGTSEITATLGGLAVPGSGTVTVITPIVPTVAPPRPTVDPSKVISLLSKAYTNIAVDTWGTSWSNGNAGPNLTSLTVGGDDVKKYTSLAYVGVEFYAAGNTVDATGMTYLHVDVWTPDITDFHVKLVDFGANTIYAGGDDSESEVAVNATTTPALSATKQWVGLDIPLANFGNLASRKHLAQLLFIGATPSGTGTVYVDNVYFHNSPFIDTVAPTLAITDDAAAPVAYGPVTFTFTFSEDVGTSFLASSITTTGGTAGTLTKVNGTTYTLTVTPPATTAGTITVNVPAGTYADAAGNAGAVAATRSQDFDTRIIMRQMDLPLVTFDAGNVAYGFTDFGGVTSAMAADPVTAANKVAKVVKPTSAQFWGGTTLSANGTLGFLHGIPFDAAHTRITVRVYSPDAGTPVRLKVEDHANGTISCEAEVNTTVANAWETLTFDFATPASGTAALDFTKTYDKASIFFNFMYGAGGTALTAEKTYYFDDVAFDHFTTITFDDPAIAYTLAGFGGSEDASVATDPAVSSNKAVKVVKAAGAQTWAGATFALGASNLAVSRIPLGHGSTRLLVRTYSPDAGVKVKLKVENASDGTLSCETDATTTVANAWETLVFDYANPSSGTAALNAGTVYNKISIFFDFGNAGTGKTYYFDDVTFDAFEGPVSFDNFLVTYVLAGFGGDEGASVAPDPAGGANQAVKVTKIAGAQTWAGVTVSTGANFSIGRIPFSAAGLNTFTLRVYSPAAGTPVLLKVEDQGNGTISCEKQATTTLANAWETLTFNFTGLFDVTKTYDKVSIFPGFGSAGTGAVTYLDDLAFLP encoded by the coding sequence ATGTTCACCCCACGACTCCGGGCTAGCTTCGCGCTGCTGGCGTTGATGCCCCTGATCTGGCTGCTGGCCTGCTCCAGCTCCAACAAGGGGGGCCGTGACCTCACCTACCTCTCCGTGGCCCCGACGCACGTGGCCCTGTTCCCCGGGGAGACCGCCCAGCTTGGGGTGACCGCCCACTACAGCGACGGCTCCACGGCGACGGTGACCTCAGGGGCCGCCTTCGTGGCCGCCGCCCCCACCGTGGCCTCCATAAGCGCCTCCGGCCGGATCACGGCGGTGGGCGCGGGCACCAGCGTCGTCTCGGCGGTCATCGGCGACAAGAGCGCCGACGCCGTGATCGACGTGGCGCCGGCCTTCTACCCGGTGTTCACGGACGCCTACCCCAAGAACGTGACCTTCGTTCCCTTCGGCGGGTCCGCCAATTCCCTGGCGGCCGATGCCGCCGAGAAGCACGCCGGCGCGGCCTCCCTGCGCATCGACGTGCCCGCCTCGGGCTACACGGGCGGCGCCCTCAAGGCCGGCGCGGCCCAGAACCTCTCCCTGTACAACGCCGTCACCTTCTGGGTCAAGGCCAGCAAGGCCGCGACCCTGAACGTCGCGGGCCTGGGCAACGACGGCGGCAACTCCGACTGGGCCGCCGAAGTGGCCAACATCCCCCTCACCACGGACTGGGTCAAGCAGATCATTCCGCTGCCCAACAAGGCCAAGCTCACCGCCACCACCGGGCTCTTCCACTTCGCCGAAGGGGCCGACGAGGGCGCCTACAGCATCTGGATCGACGACATCCGCTACGAGAACCTGCCCGCGGCCGAGCTGGCCGCCCCCACCGGCGCCACCATCGCCTGGGCCCCCACCAGCGTCGAGATCTCCAAGTCCAGGTCCCTGGGCCTGACCGGCGCCATCACCTACGCCACCCCCGCCGTGACCGTGAGCAACGCGAGCCTGCGCTGGTTCGACCTGGCCTCGGCCACCACCGCCGTGGCCACCGTGGACGGCACCGGCCTGGTCTCGGGCCTGACCCTGGGCACGTCGGAGATCACCGCCACCCTGGGCGGCCTGGCCGTGCCCGGTTCCGGCACCGTCACCGTCATCACCCCGATCGTGCCCACCGTGGCCCCGCCCCGTCCCACCGTGGACCCCTCCAAGGTCATCTCCCTGCTGTCCAAGGCCTACACCAACATCGCCGTGGACACCTGGGGCACCAGCTGGTCCAACGGCAACGCCGGACCGAACCTCACCAGCCTCACCGTCGGCGGTGACGACGTGAAGAAGTACACCAGCCTCGCCTACGTGGGGGTGGAGTTCTACGCCGCCGGCAACACCGTCGACGCCACCGGCATGACCTACCTCCACGTGGACGTGTGGACCCCCGACATCACCGACTTCCACGTCAAGCTGGTGGACTTCGGCGCCAACACCATCTATGCCGGCGGCGACGACTCGGAGTCCGAAGTGGCCGTGAACGCCACCACCACCCCGGCCCTCAGCGCCACCAAGCAGTGGGTGGGCCTGGACATCCCCCTCGCCAACTTCGGCAACCTGGCCAGCCGCAAGCACCTGGCCCAGCTCCTGTTCATCGGCGCCACCCCCTCGGGCACGGGCACCGTCTACGTGGACAACGTCTACTTCCACAACTCCCCCTTCATCGACACCGTGGCGCCGACCCTCGCCATCACCGACGACGCCGCGGCGCCCGTGGCCTACGGCCCCGTCACCTTCACCTTCACCTTCAGCGAGGATGTGGGCACCAGCTTCCTGGCGTCGTCCATCACCACCACCGGAGGCACCGCCGGCACCCTCACCAAGGTCAACGGCACCACCTACACCCTCACCGTGACCCCGCCCGCCACCACCGCCGGCACCATCACGGTGAACGTCCCGGCCGGAACCTATGCCGACGCCGCGGGCAACGCGGGCGCCGTGGCCGCCACCCGGAGCCAGGATTTCGACACCCGGATCATCATGCGCCAGATGGACCTGCCCCTGGTCACCTTCGACGCTGGCAACGTGGCCTACGGCTTCACGGACTTCGGAGGCGTGACCTCGGCCATGGCGGCCGATCCCGTCACCGCGGCCAACAAGGTCGCCAAGGTCGTCAAGCCCACCTCCGCCCAGTTCTGGGGCGGGACCACCCTTTCGGCCAACGGCACCCTGGGCTTCCTGCACGGGATCCCCTTCGACGCCGCCCACACCCGCATCACGGTCCGGGTCTATTCCCCCGACGCCGGCACCCCGGTTCGCCTCAAGGTCGAGGATCACGCCAACGGCACCATCAGCTGCGAGGCCGAGGTGAACACAACGGTCGCCAACGCCTGGGAGACCCTCACCTTCGACTTCGCCACCCCCGCCAGCGGCACCGCCGCCCTGGACTTCACCAAGACCTACGACAAGGCGTCGATCTTCTTCAACTTCATGTATGGCGCCGGCGGCACCGCCCTGACCGCCGAGAAGACCTACTACTTCGATGACGTGGCCTTCGACCACTTCACCACGATCACCTTCGACGACCCCGCCATCGCATACACCCTGGCCGGCTTCGGCGGCTCCGAGGACGCCTCGGTGGCCACCGACCCCGCCGTCAGCTCCAACAAGGCCGTCAAGGTCGTCAAGGCCGCCGGCGCGCAGACCTGGGCAGGGGCCACCTTCGCCCTGGGCGCCTCCAACCTGGCCGTCTCCCGCATCCCCCTGGGCCACGGGTCCACCCGCCTCCTGGTGCGCACCTACTCCCCCGACGCGGGCGTCAAGGTCAAGCTGAAGGTCGAGAACGCAAGTGACGGCACCCTCTCCTGCGAGACCGACGCCACCACCACCGTGGCCAACGCCTGGGAGACCCTGGTGTTCGACTACGCCAATCCGTCCAGCGGCACCGCCGCGCTGAACGCCGGCACCGTCTACAACAAGATCTCGATCTTCTTCGATTTCGGCAACGCCGGCACCGGCAAGACCTACTACTTCGACGACGTCACCTTCGACGCCTTCGAGGGGCCGGTCAGCTTCGACAACTTCCTGGTCACCTACGTCCTCGCCGGCTTCGGCGGCGACGAAGGCGCCTCCGTCGCCCCGGATCCCGCGGGCGGCGCCAACCAGGCCGTGAAGGTCACCAAGATCGCCGGCGCCCAGACCTGGGCCGGCGTGACCGTCTCCACCGGAGCCAACTTCTCCATCGGCCGGATCCCCTTCTCCGCCGCCGGACTCAACACGTTCACCCTGCGGGTGTACTCCCCGGCCGCGGGCACCCCGGTGCTCCTCAAGGTCGAGGACCAGGGCAACGGCACGATCTCCTGCGAGAAGCAGGCGACCACCACCCTGGCCAACGCCTGGGAGACCCTCACCTTCAATTTCACGGGGCTCTTCGACGTGACGAAGACCTACGACAAGGTCTCGATCTTCCCCGGCTTCGGTTCCGCCGGCACCGGCGCCGTCACCTACCTCGACGACCTGGCCTTCCTGCCCTGA
- a CDS encoding MFS transporter encodes MTTTPQTEEAGRLGFAEKAGYALGDAGSNFYWKTFEFFIIFFYTDVFGIPAGTVGTMMLVTRVLDAIADPIMGTIADRTRTRWGHFRPYLVWFGLPLAAAGVLTFTTPAMGHGAKVVYAYVTYCLLMLLYTAVNIPYSALMGVMTPNSKERTSLASFRFVGAFSVAVLVQYCTPSLAQWFGMAPALRAQHSLLAHPGEWIRWFLSKEFLALPADLAKGWQLTMALYGVIAVALFALCFLATRERVAPPADQAADLKGDFKALMGSRAFVVMIVVAVAMISAFVLKGSVSAYYFKYYVHRNDLLGPFLVSNALAFLAAVMLAPPVARRFDKKVIFMAAIGLGGAIVLGFWFAGPGDVALMFALQILSSFVIGFNSPLLWAMFADTADDAEWRSGRRNTGLVFASAIFGTKIGLAVGAWITGILLTWFGYVANVDQTARSLVGIRLSMSLFPGALLIVSALLMKLYPLDDRMMVRIEKDLKDRKPQA; translated from the coding sequence GTGACCACGACCCCCCAGACCGAAGAAGCCGGCCGCCTCGGATTCGCCGAGAAGGCCGGCTACGCCCTCGGCGACGCAGGCTCCAACTTCTACTGGAAGACCTTCGAGTTCTTCATCATCTTCTTCTACACCGACGTCTTCGGCATCCCGGCCGGGACGGTGGGCACCATGATGCTGGTGACCCGGGTGCTGGACGCCATCGCCGATCCCATCATGGGCACCATCGCGGACCGGACCCGCACCCGGTGGGGGCACTTCCGCCCCTACCTGGTCTGGTTCGGCCTGCCCCTGGCGGCCGCGGGGGTGCTGACGTTCACCACGCCCGCCATGGGGCACGGCGCCAAGGTGGTGTACGCCTACGTCACCTACTGCCTCCTGATGCTTCTCTACACGGCCGTGAACATCCCCTACAGCGCGCTCATGGGGGTGATGACGCCCAACAGCAAGGAGCGCACCTCCCTGGCCTCGTTCCGGTTCGTGGGCGCCTTCTCGGTGGCGGTGCTGGTGCAGTACTGCACCCCCAGCCTCGCCCAGTGGTTCGGAATGGCGCCCGCCCTTCGGGCCCAGCACAGCCTGCTGGCCCACCCCGGCGAATGGATCCGCTGGTTCCTCTCCAAGGAATTCCTGGCCCTGCCGGCCGATCTGGCCAAGGGATGGCAGCTGACCATGGCCCTCTACGGGGTCATCGCGGTGGCGCTGTTCGCGCTGTGCTTCCTGGCCACCCGCGAGCGGGTGGCGCCCCCGGCCGACCAGGCCGCGGACCTCAAGGGGGACTTCAAGGCCCTCATGGGCAGCCGCGCCTTCGTGGTGATGATCGTGGTGGCCGTGGCCATGATCAGCGCGTTCGTCCTCAAAGGCTCGGTCTCGGCCTACTACTTCAAGTACTACGTGCACCGCAACGATTTGCTGGGGCCCTTCCTGGTGAGCAACGCCCTGGCCTTCCTGGCCGCGGTGATGCTGGCCCCGCCCGTGGCCCGGAGGTTCGACAAGAAGGTCATCTTCATGGCGGCCATCGGCCTGGGCGGCGCGATCGTCCTGGGGTTCTGGTTCGCCGGGCCCGGGGACGTCGCCCTGATGTTCGCCCTCCAGATTCTTTCCAGCTTCGTGATCGGGTTCAACTCCCCCCTGCTGTGGGCCATGTTCGCCGACACCGCCGACGACGCGGAATGGCGCTCGGGCCGGCGCAACACCGGACTCGTCTTCGCCTCGGCCATCTTCGGCACGAAGATCGGCCTGGCCGTGGGCGCGTGGATCACGGGCATCCTCCTCACCTGGTTCGGATACGTGGCCAACGTGGACCAGACGGCCCGCTCCCTGGTGGGCATCCGGCTCTCCATGAGCCTCTTCCCCGGGGCGCTGCTGATCGTTTCCGCCCTGCTCATGAAGCTCTACCCCCTCGACGACCGGATGATGGTCCGGATCGAGAAGGACCTCAAGGACCGCAAGCCCCAAGCCTGA